A single region of the Triticum dicoccoides isolate Atlit2015 ecotype Zavitan chromosome 2B, WEW_v2.0, whole genome shotgun sequence genome encodes:
- the LOC119364019 gene encoding protein PUTATIVE RECOMBINATION INITIATION DEFECT 1-like isoform X3 yields MLYKLSLLNATPWDNICDNDNVDLSAVGKSLLQLSLEVLLKTQNDAVRLNCIALLLALAKKEAFDILLLGDLSLIKSVEEEESSQTDDVPLNASIIVLFADAVKGSLLSTNLEVQTGTLDLIFHFLSSDANICVVLQTLIDENVADYVFEVLRLSGNNDPLVISSIQVLSLLATSEEMFKEKLAIGFSTLLPVLHYVTEIPFHPVQSQVLRLVWICIANCSGILSLSQEEQIACTLTLILRRNDSGELGMCSETFALVCSILIEIMRSPSAHDIQKLPSLIEEASKHAISSTLPHAYDSAFLVPHSLRLLKEALIFCLEGNTDKISVKKDLEDSVIEICGTYLLHWLETAVVDGNDDETLGEILQIFHIILSSTCHNKQLKFAEMLASSSWFSLSFGFMGLFPTDHVKSVVYLITSSIVDKILGCKYGETIRDAYVYLPSDPTELVYLLGQCSSEDFNLASCQCAILVILYACSFYNERLVADSQLLSSVEQYILLNGGKFPYEIAGSVMLTLLVHLYAFVRGISFGCTIQHSPEAERTLFHVMACKEWDLLFIRVHPIALKWLFQKVELLEPLSFQMLNFCRTFCEDRTVVLLNSSQLVDIKMVAELVFSGETSLSSLLVSLLNQIIKDGTEDELFSVVNVIAEILVISPCSSSHFTSSGVIDAVGSIYCSPYSSRIKTVCSLLIFNILYSASAVTVYWEDEWLALTMKLLEYFNSSLDYTSSDQEQKILIGIFCLILHHSASKVLIEPAKAIILNKPLVSLTDGIIQEACAKGPSLLQYNQETDFGGFIILILQLVFFSLRSLHAILDPSIDWQEFLQHSDNTQFFSVVGIPCHDLCRLMHFGPYPVKLIASQCLLELLTRISNQRSYLNAELRCSAQYMKSIIAVIEGLVLSQDNRVAENCGSCLSMILGWEKFGSQENMVGRESKWSRLIMEEFAVALTAPGLTSKSFSNQQKIASNIAVSLLKLSQVPEWLTSLFDSSLISGVVGNLSARNVTADIVKLFSELMTKKYLTQEHVVSLHNLFQVCRRQVYEGSCSKSKLSEQKAEETVARSPDEVCALLFGIVLNQRTASCTLQMERQNLLREIDLFFQESRQGE; encoded by the exons ATGCTGTACAAACTCTCCCTGTTAAATGCTACCCCGTGGGACAATATATGTGATAATGACAATGTGGACCTTTCAGCAGTCGGAAAGAGTTTGCTTCAACTCTCGCTTGAAGTTCTACTTAAAACTCAAAATGATGCTGTTCGCCTGAACTGTATTG CATTGCTCCTTGCACTAGCAAAGAAGGAGGCCTTTGATATTTTGCTGCTTGGCGACCTGAGCTTAATCAAGTCTGTAGAGGAAGAAGAGTCCTCGCAGACAGATGATGTGCCCCTGAATGCCTCTATCATAGTTCTATTTGCTGATGCTGTCAAAGGATCTCTGCTCTCTACGAATCTAGAAGTGCAAACTGGGACATTGGATTTAATCTTTCATTTCCTGTCGTCTGATGCAAATATTTGTGTTGTACTTCAAACTTTGATAGATGAAAATGTTGCTGATTATGTATTCGAGGTTCTGAGGTTATCAG GAAATAATGATCCACTGGTAATTTCCTCTATTCAAGTACTATCACTTTTAGCGACTTCAGAGGAGATGTTCAAAGAAAAGCTTGCCATTGGATTTTCTACTCTGCTTCCTGTTCTTCATTATGTTACTGAGATTCCATTCCATCCAGTCCAGTCTCAGGTTTTACGACTTGTTTGGATTTGTATTGCTAATTGTTCTGGCATTCTGTCGTTGTCCCAAGAAGAACAGATAGCATGTACTTTGACTCTAATTTTGAGAAGAAATGACAGTGGTGAACTTGGAATGTGTTCTGAAacctttgctcttgtttgctcaatATTAATAGAGATTATGAGGTCACCATCTGCTCATGATATTCAGAAACTACCTTCATTAATTGAAGAAGCATCAAAACATGCTATCTCTTCGACATTACCTCATGCGTATGACTCTGCATTTCTCGTACCACATTCCCTTCGTCTTCTTAAAGAAGCACTTATATTCTGCCTTGAAGGGAATACAGATAAGATTTCTGTCAAGAAGGATCTTGAAGATAGCGTCATTGAAATTTGTGGAACTTATTTACTGCATTGGCTCGAAACTGCTGTTGTTGATGGTAATGATGACGAAACATTGGGAGAAATCCTTCAGATTTTCCATATTATTCTATCAAGCACATGTCACAATAAGCAACTCAAGTTTGCTGAGATGCTGGCATCATCCTCATGGTTTAGCTTGTCATTTGGATTCATGGGCTTATTTCCTACCGATCATGTCAAATCAGTAGTATATTTGATCACTAGTTCAATTGTCGACAAAATTTTGGGCTGTAAATATGGGGAAACAATTAGAGATGCATACGTATATCTGCCATCAGACCCTACAGAACTTGTGTATTTACTTGGGCAATGTAGCTCCGAAGATTTCAACTTGGCATCATGTCAATGTGCTATTCTAGTTATACTTTATGCCTGTTCATTCTATAATGAAAG GCTGGTTGCTGACAGCCAACTTCTGTCTTCAGTTGAGCAATACATCCTTCTAAATGGTGGGAAGTTTCCCTATGAAATTGCTGGTTCTGTGATGCTTACTCTGCTGGTCCATCTTTATGCCTTCGTCAGAGGCATTTCATTTGGCTGCACCATTCAACATAGTCCAGAAGCTGAGAGAACTCTGTTCCATGTAATGGCATGTAAGGAGTGGGACTTGCTTTTTATCCGAGTCCACCCAATAGCACTAAAATGGCTCTTCCAGAAGGTAGAACTTCTAGAACCACTATCTTTCCAGATGCTAAATTTCTGCAGAACTTTCTGTGAAGACAGAACTGTCGTGCTTTTAAACAGCAGTCAGTTGGTGGACATAAAGATGGTTGCAGAACTGGTATTTTCAGGAGAGACTAGTCTCTCTTCTTTGCTTGTATCCTTACTGAATCAAATTATAAAGGATGGTACAGAAGATGAGCTCTTCTCAGTGGTTAATGTGATTGCTGAAATCCTAGTGATCTCTCCTTGTTCTTCTAGTCATTTTACATCATCTGGTGTTATAGATGCAGTTGGTAGTATATATTGCTCCCCATATTCTTCAAGGATTAAAACAGTGTGTTCCCTTTTGATCTTTAATATTTTATACTCGGCAAGTGCGGTGACAGTCTACTGGGAAGATGAATGGCTTGCTCTTACCATGAAG TTATTGGAGTATTTCAATTCGAGTCTTGATTATACATCGAGTGAccaagaacagaagatattaattgGGATATTTTGCCTTATTTTGCATCATTCAGCAAGCAAGGTGCTCATTGAGCCTGCGAAGGCcataatcttgaacaaaccactggTTTCTTTGACAGATGGTATAATACAGGAAGCTTGTGCAAAGGGCCCATCTTTACTTCAATACAATCAGGAAACAGACTTTGGGGGATTCATAATTTTGATTCTTCAATTAGTGTTTTTCTCTCTAAGAAG TTTGCATGCTATCCTAGATCCAAGTATTGACTGGCAGGAATTCCTCCAGCATTCAGATAACACCCAGTTTTTCTCTGTTGTTGGCATCCCGTGCCATGATTTGTGCCGTCTGATGCACTTCGGTCCATATCCTGTTAAGCTTATTGCTTCACAATGCCTGTTGGAATTGCTTACCAGAATTTCAAATCAGAGGAGCTATCTTAATGCTGAATTAAGATGCTCTGCGCAATACATGAAGTCCATTATTGCTGTGATAGAGGGTTTAGTTTTGAGTCAAGACAATAGAGTTGCTGAAAATTGCGGGTCCTGCCTCTCAATGATTTTAGGTTGGGAGAAATTCGGAAGCCAGGAGAATATGGTGGGCAGAGAATCAAAATGGTCCAGGCTAATAATGGAGGAATTTGCAGTTGCCTTGACTGCTCCTGGTTTGACGTCAAAATCATTCAGTAATCAGCAGAAGATTGCATCAAATATAGCTGTTTCATTGCTCAAACTAAGCCAAGTTCCAGAATGGCTGACATCATTGTTTGATAGTTCTTTGATATCTGGTGTAGTTGGTAATCTTTCTGCTAGGAATGTCACTGCAGATATTGTTAAGCTATTCAGTGAGCTTATGACTAAGAAATATCTCACTCAAGAGCACGTTGTCTCCCTGCATAACTTATTCCAG GTCTGCAGAAGACAGGTCTACGAGGGGAGTTGTTCGAAGTCGAAGTTGTCGGAGCAAAAGGCAGAAGAAACGGTGGCAAGGAGCCCCGACGAAGTGTGTGCATTGCTCTTTGGCATCGTGCTGAATCAGCGTACAGCCTCGTGCACGTTGCAGATGGAGCGGCAGAATCTTCTGCGTGAGATCGATCTGTTCTTCCAGGAGTCGCGCCAAGGAGAGTAG